The DNA region ttttaagtacCAATAAATTCGAAATAGTACATGGCAATCTTCATCAAAAGTgttttccttttatatataaaaaacaaaaagtttACATCAGAATTTTACAgggattaaatgataaatttgagcATAATAGAAGGACCgaaataaaaatttaaccaaacaaaatgTCAGTTTACGACGTCGTTCACTTCTCCATTGAAGGTTAAAACCTTCATAGTTAGGTTTTAAAAAACTGTACTTCATCAAAGCTTTTAAGGCGCAGAGCCAAATAACATCatcaaaataatttgaaaaaaggaaAATATGGAAGGAGCTTCGTACCAGCGATTCCCAAGGGTCAAAATCCGGGAACTCAAAGACGACTACGCTAAATTCGAGCTCCACGACACCGACGCTTCCATGGCCAACGCCCTCCGCCGCGTCATGATCGCCGAGGTTCCCACCATAGCCATCGACCTCGTCGAAATCGAAGTTAACTCTTCCGTGCTCAACGACGAGTTCATCGCCCATCGACTCGGTCTCATCCCTCTCACTAGCCAACGCGCCATGTCGATGCGATTCTCTCGTGACTGTGACGCCTGCGACGGTGACGGACAGTGCGAGTTCTGCTCCGTCGAGTTCCATCTTCGCGCCAAATGCATAAGCGATCAAACACTGGATGTCACCAGTAAGGATCTATACAGTTCCGACCATACGGTTGTTCCCGTCGATTTCACCGATTACGCTGGCTACGAATCCTCTGAACAAAGgtatttagggtttaaatttgtaatttgtcACTGTTTAGGTCTAATTGTGAATGTCATCCCTGTAATTTACGAGAAATGAAACGTTAGTCCTCAATTTTGATATATCAAACACTGAGATGTTAGTTGGTGAATGCATGAACTTGAACTGCTGTGTTTTTGAATTTGTAGCATATAAATTACTGAATTGTTGATTTTTACTAATTTCTTGCGTATAATTTGTTGAAATGCTGATTTTTGGGTTGACGGACAAGATTTAACATTGATActtaattgaactaatttttaagttttcataATGTACAATGACCAAATTCTGAATTAGACCAATATTAAATGCATTGCCTTTCTAGTTTCTAGGGTTAGATAAGTAACTGTTTACTTTCAGGGGGATTATCATCGTGAAATTGCGGCGAGGGCAGGAGTTGAGGCTGAGGGCAATTGCAAGGAAAGGGATAGGAAAAGATCATGCAAAATGGTCACCTGCCGCGACTGTGACTTTCATGTATGAACCTGAGATTCACATCAATGAAGATATGATGGATACCTTGACCCTTGAGGAGAAGCAAAGCTTTGTCGACAGTAGTCCTACTAGAGTCTTTGACATTGATCCTAATACCCAACAGGTTCTCCTTTTCTCTACATCATTAATATCAATCTAAGTTATAGTCTGTCACAACAAATTGTTGGGATAATAGAATTAGCATCTACATCATCAAAGGTCCTTTCAAAATCCCTAGTTTGCATGCGTTGAAACATGTTTATTCATATGTTTCTTATGGAAGCTCCTATGATATAACTTAAGTTTGTGGATAATGAAGATATCAATGGAATTTGAGCTTTAGGATAGGTTTTTATATTGGGGTTTGTGCTATTACTACCCTGTTCTTATCTCATTGGCTAACAAGCGAGCTATTGAACTATATTGACTTGTTGGGCGTATCCTTTGTTTAAATGGGTCCACTTGCACTGCCATGGTTGTCTTGAAAACCAAGATTCTCTTGTTTTATTAGAATTCTCCAAGAAGAATTCAGGAAATAGTTGGTCAGATTAGATGGTTATCGTCATATTTCTGTGTTGATGGTTATTCTGACTTGCTTGACGCCAAATGATTTGTGTTCTATGAGTACATTGTTTCAATGCCTGTATCACAAGCCAAAAATTTGGGTGGATGTACCTAAGAGGTTCCCGTATTATAGGGACCTCATCAATTTAGTTCCTCcactattaaatggatcaatttagtccctatactattaaaaagaatcaactaAGGCCAAATtggaatagagttaacatttactgttaaaaacatatcatttactatttaacagacttaatatttataaagtttttatggttctgtatatgaaatcttttgtttggaattgaactGGAATtgaaaaaataagttaaaacacATTTGTTATATGCTAAATgccaaactcttttacaatttagacttatttgattctttttaatagtttagggactaaattgatccatttaataatagagggactaatttgatctgGTCCCTATAATACATGGACTGCCCAGGTACTTTAACCCAAAAATTTGAGGTTATTCtatttcactgcttctgctaactATGGTATTCCTCTTTATTGTTGAAAACAGGTTGTGGTGGTTGATCCAGAAGCATATACCTATGACGATGAAGTATTAAAAAAAGCTGAAGCTATGGGCAAGCCGGGGCTCGTGGAGATATATGCCAAAGAAGACAGTTTCATTTTCACTATCGAATCTACCGGTGCGGTCAAAGCTTCCCAGTTAGTCCTTAATGCTATAGAAATCCTTAAACAGAAGCTGGATGCAGTTCGCCTCTCTGAGGATACTGTGGAAGCTGATGATCAGTTTGGTGAACTAGGTGCTCACATGCGAGGAGGTTGATTCGCTTGTAAGTAAAAAAAGATTTCATCCGCATTTGTTGCTGACTGCTCTTCCAATCTTTAGGTACACAATCGactacctttttttttttcttccctttttcctCCTCAAATTTTGTCACCACATTTGCCATCTATTCTAAACTTAAAAGCCTTTGAAGCATATGGATTGACAAATGATTTAGCCTGGTATTTATGTTACTGCTTTTTTGTTTCATCACACCATCGATTCAGCAGCAAGCTCTTAACCGGATGAAGTATATGGATGCCATTTTGGTTGGGTTTggcttaatatatcatttgaGCAACTAACTCCTTCAATTTAAGCAACCTTCTCCTATTCCAACTACTTGAAGAGCTTGGAACAACATCCCAATAGCTTTTACCTTTCATGGCATATTCTTGAACCCAAGCAATCCGTAAACAACCTTCCTCAATAAGAATGGATTGCACCAGTTGCAAGTGACGAGCCTTGTTCGATTCCTCAAGTCTTCTCAGCCCCAACCCACCCTTTGATTTAGGTGAACAAATCAACTGCCAGCAGACCCTTGCTCCATAAGCATAGCAATCCTTTCCTTTCCAAAAGAATCAAGCTCAAACTTGGGAGATTCCTTTCCAAACTGTTTGCACCAGGAAGATTGAATACTAAAAATCACAGCTTCGATGAGTTGAAGCCAACCAACATAGCTAAGATGCCTAGTAGACCAGCCATTGGTTTTAGCTATAATTTCCTCCATCGAAGGACCACAATCAGAGAACGTCAACGACCTAGACACAATTGGCACCCTCTAATAACGCACAGGCACCTTACCAACTTTAAAATCGATAATGGTCTTCATGGCCTCCAGTTCTTCTAAAGATACCCCAACAACAAAAAGTTAACTTTTAGAAGCATTAAGTTGTAGTCCAGAGAGCAGGTAGAATTCCTCTAAGATACACCAAATACCAACAACAGAATTAGTAGAACCTTAGCAAAGATGAGGAGGTCATCTGCAAAGGAGAGGTGGGAAAGCCGAACTCTGAGACACTTGGGATGAAACTTAAACACACCATATGCAACTACTACCATCAGGAGTCTGGACAAGACATTCATTGCAATAGCAAATAGATAGGGAGAAAGAGGATCTCCCTGCCTTGCTCCCCTTGCCCCTTTAAAGAATCCAATGAACCTAGGAGCAGTGATGCAACTAGCAATCCACTTGACAAGTTGCTCAAGGAATCCCATGGCTCTCAATACAGAAATAACAAAATTCCAACTCAAAGAGTCAAAAGCCTTCTAAAGGTACACCTTAAGGGCACATCTATGAGAAATAAACTTTCTACTATATCCCCTCATCAACTCATGGGGAAGTAGAGTGTTGTCAATAATGTTTCTGCTTTGAATAAAAGACCTTGGAGATACACTTGTAAACTGTGTTACACCATGAAATAGGCCTAAACTGTTTAATATGATTTGGATTCTCAAATTtaggaataaatgaaataatagtAGTATTGAAAGCAGTCGATAACTTTGAGGTGGTGAAGAAATACTGCACAACACGAATAAGATCCTCACCAACAATTTTTCATGCTGATGTGCTTTATCATTCCCGTGCTCAAAAATTGGTGTCCTGATCTATAGTGATGGGCCTAACCATATCATTCTAAGCAGCCATAGACAATGTAGGAAGAATATCTCTTAAGCAATTGATCAGCAACACCAATGAGCCCtttatcaaattgaataaatctTAGAAGTAATCTGTTTATGAGATTCTGGTTTATTACCCCTATCATCAAACAAAGCTCTGATAGAATACATGTTCCTCTTGACAGCAATAGCATTGTGAAAAAACTTGGTACCCTGATCACCTACTCCGATCCAATTCACCCAAGCCTTTTGTCTGTAGAAACTTTCCCCGGCATCTTGTAAACTTGGGAACTCAGATTGTAATTGATCACTCATAGTTTCAATTTGACCCTATCAGACAACATATCAAGCTGAGCTCTTTTTGGTTCATCTCTTTTCTATGATACTCTAGAAGATATATCACCATATGCATCATAATTGAGAGCCTTTAAAACTTCTTCAATctcatcaatttaataaaaagccTTAACAAAGGATCACCAATCACCTCCCTTTTTCAGGACTCAGCAACAATTTCCATATAGTCCTTATGCTTAGCTCAAAAGTTAAAAATCTTAAAAGGGCTTGGAAGAAGAGAAAACATGTTTATATAACCAAACTAGAGGAGGACATTGATTCAACCTTGGAGTGAGGAAAACAATTCATTCATTTAAAATTCGCCAAATCCTTATCAAGCTTCCTAGCAAGGTGGTTGCTTTGATGACTTTTACTTATCTATGAGTCCGGTTTAGGGTCGGCAAAAAAAATCCGAATTTGAtgggttttgattttgatttgaaaattgaACTTGGGAGGTAACTGAGTCgggttttcaattaaaaattttaaattatggttGGGTCAAGTTTTAGTTAAACTCGCTTCGAATAATTAAGAAAGaacacatttaatttttttaacttattataGAAATTTTTGAacttctatattttttttataatattagatatttttaatgtttataagatatgtattttatttaacctaatataaataattagttaatatttCGAGCCAGGTTGGGTAGGAGTCGAGGAATAGAAATCTAGTTTAGCGCAAGATCGAGTCGGTAGGTATAAACATTGGATCAAGTTTGAGATAGATCGAAAAATCGTCTCACCCTGTTGTCATCTCCAATTTGATTGGAATATTATATCGGATTGGGAAGaagatttttatatttaaataaacttACTTTGAGTtattatttatcaatatttttttatttaaattagattCGGacttaaaagaatataaaaatgatTTGGTTTGCTACTTTGCTCGTGATTAAAAGTTTAATCATACAAAATAAATTCTAATAATAGATTAAAAGTTGTCATgtatttattactattttttatttttaaatatcaattaagaaCACTTGATGGTTTCaaataatattaatgtatttaatttaatgtttaaaagATTAAAAGTTTAATCTCAAAACTTTGGAAAACAAATTCTAatctaatttctatttttacattcaactcatttttttacttattgaaatgacattttattaatatttttgtaatgtaatttttaaaaatattttttatatatattattaattcaaGGACATGGTTTAAGGTTAAAGATGATTCACACGATTGTGTCGAGGTTTGAGTCAGGGGCAAAGTCAAGGGGGCTGGCATGGACCCCGGCACTccgtaaaatgtaaaattatattttaggcctttaaaattttataaaaattttaaattagtaaagataaaattgtactttagcccctcttaaaattatataaaaatttgatctaatcttttacaaattataaagatataaactataaaaaattaaaattttattcgatcttcttaaaaaaaatttggcttcGCCCCGAATGATGATTTTGTGATGTGTTGTAAACTCTTCAAATTTCTTGATTTTATTTGTTTAGTTACTCTAAAGAACCtctattttatgaatttattaagaCTCGATAGAATCGAAAGATAAAATCAAGCCGTATTGAATGGCTGGTGACAATACAAGCCCTATCCTAGGGTGGGGAACCAAGCAAAGATGGGGTCAGTTTATTTAGTATGGTTAGATAGGGTTGTTTATTAACCCCGACAGCTCCCCTATCTCTTGGTGTTTTTCTTACATCACTGATGCCATCATAATCTCTTATTTGCTCAGGCCTCAGCCCTGTTTTTGTACCTTTTAATTAATGGTTTCGAGGGATCCACGTGTAAAAAAAACATATGACGCGT from Gossypium hirsutum isolate 1008001.06 chromosome A04, Gossypium_hirsutum_v2.1, whole genome shotgun sequence includes:
- the LOC107945141 gene encoding DNA-directed RNA polymerases II, IV and V subunit 3, whose protein sequence is MEGASYQRFPRVKIRELKDDYAKFELHDTDASMANALRRVMIAEVPTIAIDLVEIEVNSSVLNDEFIAHRLGLIPLTSQRAMSMRFSRDCDACDGDGQCEFCSVEFHLRAKCISDQTLDVTSKDLYSSDHTVVPVDFTDYAGYESSEQRGIIIVKLRRGQELRLRAIARKGIGKDHAKWSPAATVTFMYEPEIHINEDMMDTLTLEEKQSFVDSSPTRVFDIDPNTQQVVVVDPEAYTYDDEVLKKAEAMGKPGLVEIYAKEDSFIFTIESTGAVKASQLVLNAIEILKQKLDAVRLSEDTVEADDQFGELGAHMRGG